The Cynocephalus volans isolate mCynVol1 chromosome 16, mCynVol1.pri, whole genome shotgun sequence DNA segment GGTTGGCGTAAGTGCCCTGGCGCACGAACATCACGTCGCTGCCCAGCTGCAGGCCCGAAAGCGAGCGGACGCTCTTGCGGCCGTCCTCGGAGACCTTGAACGTGCCGTCGCCGCCCTGCTTGCGCCGCTCCAGCTTCTTCTGGATCTTGGTCTTGCCCCTGGCGGTGCCGTGCAGCGTGGCCTGcgagtagggcagctggctgcccaGCGCCAGGTGCTGCAGCCGGCGGCTCAGGGTGCTGGACGTGAGGCTGGAGAAGCTGAGCGTGTCGGAGCGCTCGGCCAGCTCGCGCCGGTAGCGCCGCTCCATGCGCTCGTGGTGCTTGCGCTGCATCTTGGCGCACTCGCGGATGCGCCGCTCGGCCTCGCGGAAGGCCTTGTCCTTCAGCTTGCCCACCAGCTTGGGGTTGAGGCTGCTCTGCTTGGCCGCGATGGAGTCCAGGTAGCGCACGCACTCCATGTGGCCCTTCATGGCGGCCATGTCCAGCGGCGTGTGGTAGTCGTTGTCCAGGCACCAGATGTTGGCCCCGAAGGACACCAGGAAGGACAGGCAGTGCAGGTGGCCATTGGCAGCTGCCAGGTGCAGGGGTGTGTTGCCCCAGATGTCACACTTGTCCGGGTCACCCCTGCAGGGAGAGCACGAGGGGAGGGATGATGACACGTCGCAAGCTGGGGCAGACAGTCCCcaggggctggtgggggagggggacattGGGGAGTGGGGGCCGGGAGGCGAGTGGAGGACTCCCCGACTTGTTAAGTCTTCCCACAGGCACACCAGGCCCCATAGGGACCCGTGGGCCTGAGACCTCTGCTCTGACTCCAGGAGACCTGCAGGTCTGAGCCACCAAACGGACCCGGAGTGAGCCCGGGGAAAACTGGCCCCAGGCGCGCAGGGGGTGGGGCGACAGAGaaggcggggccggggcggggccttCCCCAAGATGACTGAGGGCTGGGAATCTCAGGGGATAAATATTTGATGCCCAGAGAGAAAGGAGTGAATTATTCATGGGGCCCAGCGGGGAGCTGGCCCGGAGAGGTGGTGGGCCTGGGCCGAGTCTGGGTCTCTAGGCTGGCGTGGTGGCGAGTGTGGCTGCGTGTTGCGGAGTGAACGTAAAAGAGGACAAGAGAGTGGTGTGTGACGGGCCTGAGCCCTGGCTGAgtgcgtgagtgtgtgtttgCGTGTCGGCGGGCACGGCCATGTCTGCAGGGAGCAGGGCCAGGCCTGGCAAGCCTGAGTGTGAGAGAAGGTGTTGGGTCTTGGCCTGGGCCAGGAGGGGAGTGTAGGGGCAGCCAGGactggaggggaggaggagggaagtcAGCTGCCTGGGCCAGGCCGCCCTCCCTCCCCGGGGCTGCCCCATCCTTGGGAGACCTGTGAGGCTGGCTGGCTTGGGCCTGTCCAGGCGCCCCAAAAGTCCCCCCAACACCCTCCACAGCAGACTGTGTCCCCCTCCCCCGGGGCAGGCTCCCACTGGCTCCTCCAGGACTCCCGCCTCCCTCAGGGGCTTAGCACAGCACCTCTGCCCCAGCTAATGAGGCCACAAGGCCACCCCCAAGCACTCGGGGAAGAATCACTCCCTTGTCTCAACAGCTCTCTGCACAACCCCCTCGTCAGCTTCCCCTCCTGAGGCCAAGTCCTGCAGGACGATGTGGGGATGGGCTGCTGGGCATCTGGCCCACACCCTGTCAAACACCAATCCTTGCCCTCAGTAGGAGTTGGGGGGGATCGGTGCACCAACGGGagccctcttcctctccccccaaGTCTTCTGAAGGGGGGTAAGAGTTACTGTGTGTcctcctggggtggggaggaaccAGTCTGTCTTGGCCTCTTGGAACATGGCTCAGCTGCCTAGTCTTAGGGGTTGCTCCCACCTGCTGCTGGGtccaaggagaggagagagggcaaGGATAgttccccccacccaccacatGCCCCAGGGCCAGCTGGAGCCCCTGTCTCTTAAGGCCTGAGACATTCATATTAACCCTCCTGGGGCAACTCTTCCACCCCTTTTCCTGTCCAGGCTGCCCCAGTGTCCAGGCCAACGTGACTTCTCATTATAAAACTGCTCAGGGTGAGGGGGTTCTTCACAGTAGTGTGATTTAACCCCAGGGAACCCACTTCAGAATGCTCTGGACCCTGCATTCCTCAGCTGCTACCTCCAAACCCCCTGTCTGGCCTTGACGCCTGGACTCTATGCCCACTCCTCTCCCCAGGCCAACTCcggaggcagggggaggggtgagAAGCCCTTCAAGGGGCTTCAGCCTCCCTATTGCTTAGCTGTGccctgcagtgggggaggggcacagAGAGAGTTAATGGGGTGGCTGACCCAATGACATTTGGTACTGTGGACAGTGCCCATAAATCCCAGGAATGAGAATGAGGGAGAGAGCTGTGTGAGACCCAGCCTGCAGGGAGGTGTGGGTGCTGGCTGGGAAGCCCCTCGGATCCAAGTCTGGGGGGTGGACAGTGAAGACCCTCTCCTTTCCTAGCCCCCACTCTGGCCCCTctgagacttctcagccttctCTCTGGTTCTCACTCTTGCTTCCAGGTGCCCATCACCCTGGAGATCCCTTCCACCTCTCCCTGACTCTGCAGCACCCCCAACAATCATAGACCCCCAAATCCCAGTTCCTCCTTTCCTAGGCCCACACCCAGGTGACAAGTATCACATGCCTCAGCTTCTGTCCCTATCCACGTGTGTCTCCTCCCACGAATGCTAGGTTCCCAGGTCCCACCTCAGGGTCTGCCTGTAGGGGAAACAAGCATCTCAGAGGAATGGGACAGAAGATGCCATGGGGTCTAGGGAAGGTGTCTCAGGGGTCTGGAACAGCGCTGCGAggctcttccccctcccctgctggGCTGGGTGGAGGGGTACTCACCCGCGACTCACGATGAGGCGCAGCGACTCCAGGTTGCCGTGGTAGGCAGCCCAGAGGGTGGGAGTCATGCCATCCTCGTCGGGGGCATTCAGCTCCTTCCGGGTGGCCTCCTTGAGGAGCTCCAGGTAGCCATCCCGAGCTGCCCGGTGGTACTGGTCGTTCATGGCTCCCGACTTGGACGGGACGGGCAGGGGGCACGGGGAAATGCCCCCCGCAGGGGAGGGCGGCCGGGTTAGGGCTGAGgcatggggttgggggaggggcccgGGCAGGGGCCGGGGCCGCCAGCCCCCGCTGCCGCAGACGGAGGGTGCGGAGCGCCAGAGCCGTGGCTACTGGGACATCTGAGCCGCTCAGCCGGCGGTGGGGggtgcgggggtgggggtggggaggatctCCCGCTGCCCAGAGA contains these protein-coding regions:
- the USH1G gene encoding pre-mRNA splicing regulator USH1G → MNDQYHRAARDGYLELLKEATRKELNAPDEDGMTPTLWAAYHGNLESLRLIVSRGGDPDKCDIWGNTPLHLAAANGHLHCLSFLVSFGANIWCLDNDYHTPLDMAAMKGHMECVRYLDSIAAKQSSLNPKLVGKLKDKAFREAERRIRECAKMQRKHHERMERRYRRELAERSDTLSFSSLTSSTLSRRLQHLALGSQLPYSQATLHGTARGKTKIQKKLERRKQGGDGTFKVSEDGRKSVRSLSGLQLGSDVMFVRQGTYANPKEWGRAPLRDMFLSDEDSVSRATLAAEPAHSEVSTDSGHDSLFTRPGLGTMVFRRNYLGSGLHGLSREDGGLDGTGTPRGRLQSPPSLDDDSLGSANSLQDRSCGEELPWDELDLGLDEDLEPETSPLETFLASLHMEDFAALLRQEKIDLEALMLCSDLDLRSISVPLGPRKKILGAVRRRRQALERPPALEDTEL